In Zobellia roscoffensis, the following are encoded in one genomic region:
- a CDS encoding alpha-L-rhamnosidase-related protein → MTRFPLFIFLLLFSTSIWAQVELNYPDVKYTTENIKANWVSHPNISGGEDRVILFRNTFNVTDVNQDFIINISADNHYFLYVNGKIVTHGPQLSDIKHWKFETLNLKKYLQNGKNVIAVKVINFGKRRFYGLQSIFTSVMVNGITENAKVLTTTGKGDTWLCSLDDSYKVINVNWRGDGPKSIVGGFYANNPTDFIDMNKYPTDWEQLDFNDSTWSRTIFFEGASSMGGSMAYLLEPRNLPLLTWHKEHIESTIRSSETTLPTFPASGKLEIPSGKIATFLIDQKYVTNGFPELIFSKGKNASIKIKYAENLFDKNDEKGDRDIIKNKRLLGYYDSIVSNGKDAQKFIPNWMRTFRFVEFEIETKEQELVLDSFINYRSRTNIVSSASFTSDNEMYNDIFDICKRTVDICTQDYFLSDAYYETMQYVGDTKIHALLWQAMSGNLDHTKNAIEQFHQSRDAEGNILGAYPLRSTFIYPTYSLVWVDMVYDYYNLTEDISFVEHYKDGIVHTLAGFEKNMNELNLVNETKYRYFIDWYSGANDGKGTATKNNGKNSAVVSLHYVHALQNAAKLFEVIGDSPTAEKYQSRADAIKKSVFDLCYDSNKQVFAERPDKTIYDQHTNIMAILTDAVDESQQRALLTKILNDKDLLQATYYYRFYLFQAIEKVGAPELFDLAQKPWESMITNHMTTTLERFESKKKPTRSEVHPWSASPAYFYFNYLAGIKSVKNNFEKVRIAPVFGKLQSIDGLLPTTKGNIVFNFKKSKNKLSADITIPEKVKGELVWNGKHIPLKQGKNKYTLK, encoded by the coding sequence ATGACACGTTTCCCGCTGTTTATCTTTTTACTTCTTTTTTCAACTTCCATATGGGCGCAAGTTGAGCTTAATTACCCTGATGTAAAGTATACCACTGAGAACATTAAGGCCAACTGGGTAAGTCACCCCAATATAAGCGGAGGTGAGGACCGAGTAATCTTATTCAGAAACACTTTTAATGTTACTGATGTAAATCAAGATTTTATAATAAACATATCTGCGGACAACCACTATTTCCTTTACGTAAACGGAAAAATAGTAACTCACGGCCCACAATTAAGTGATATTAAGCATTGGAAGTTCGAAACCCTGAACCTTAAAAAATATCTTCAAAATGGCAAGAACGTTATTGCTGTAAAAGTTATCAACTTTGGAAAGCGACGCTTTTACGGTCTTCAGTCCATTTTCACCAGTGTAATGGTAAACGGAATAACAGAAAATGCAAAAGTATTAACTACCACAGGAAAGGGAGATACTTGGTTATGCTCATTGGATGACTCCTATAAAGTAATAAATGTGAACTGGCGAGGAGACGGACCAAAATCTATAGTAGGTGGCTTTTATGCCAACAACCCTACGGACTTTATAGACATGAACAAATATCCTACGGATTGGGAACAACTAGATTTTAATGATTCCACTTGGTCTAGAACCATATTCTTTGAGGGTGCGAGCAGCATGGGTGGATCAATGGCATACTTGTTAGAACCGCGCAACTTACCATTACTTACCTGGCACAAAGAACATATTGAAAGTACCATACGAAGTTCTGAAACTACGCTTCCCACTTTTCCTGCTTCAGGAAAGCTTGAAATTCCAAGTGGTAAAATAGCAACGTTTTTGATAGACCAAAAATACGTTACCAATGGTTTTCCTGAACTAATTTTCAGTAAGGGAAAAAATGCCAGCATTAAGATAAAGTATGCTGAAAACTTGTTTGATAAGAATGATGAAAAGGGAGATCGAGATATTATCAAAAATAAGAGGCTCTTAGGCTACTATGATAGTATTGTTTCAAACGGAAAAGATGCTCAAAAATTCATTCCTAATTGGATGCGGACCTTCCGCTTTGTTGAGTTTGAAATAGAAACAAAAGAGCAAGAATTGGTATTAGATAGTTTTATCAATTATCGTTCAAGGACAAACATTGTTTCTTCTGCTAGTTTCACCTCTGACAATGAAATGTATAATGACATTTTTGACATCTGTAAAAGAACGGTAGATATCTGTACGCAAGATTATTTCTTAAGTGATGCCTATTATGAAACTATGCAGTATGTTGGTGACACTAAAATTCATGCCTTGCTCTGGCAGGCAATGAGTGGCAATCTAGACCATACTAAAAATGCCATTGAACAATTTCATCAATCGCGAGATGCAGAAGGCAATATCTTAGGAGCCTATCCACTCAGATCAACCTTTATTTACCCCACTTATTCTTTAGTTTGGGTAGATATGGTTTATGATTACTACAACCTTACCGAAGACATATCTTTTGTAGAGCATTATAAAGATGGTATCGTTCATACATTAGCAGGTTTTGAAAAGAACATGAACGAACTGAATTTGGTGAATGAAACCAAATACAGATATTTCATAGATTGGTATTCAGGAGCTAATGACGGCAAAGGAACAGCAACAAAAAATAACGGAAAGAATTCTGCCGTGGTAAGTCTGCATTATGTACATGCGCTACAAAATGCCGCAAAATTATTTGAAGTTATTGGCGATAGCCCTACTGCTGAAAAATACCAAAGCCGAGCAGATGCTATAAAAAAATCTGTTTTTGACCTTTGCTATGACTCAAACAAGCAAGTCTTTGCGGAACGTCCGGACAAGACTATTTATGACCAACATACCAACATCATGGCCATTCTTACAGATGCTGTTGATGAAAGTCAGCAGAGAGCACTTTTGACAAAAATTTTGAATGACAAAGATTTGTTACAAGCTACCTACTACTATCGTTTCTATTTATTTCAAGCAATAGAAAAAGTTGGTGCACCTGAACTTTTTGACTTGGCCCAGAAACCTTGGGAATCTATGATTACCAATCATATGACCACAACCTTAGAACGTTTTGAAAGTAAAAAGAAACCAACACGTTCAGAAGTGCACCCATGGAGCGCCTCTCCTGCCTATTTTTATTTTAATTATTTAGCTGGAATAAAATCGGTTAAAAATAATTTTGAAAAAGTAAGGATTGCTCCCGTTTTTGGCAAGCTTCAATCTATAGATGGATTACTCCCTACTACTAAAGGAAATATTGTTTTCAACTTTAAAAAATCAAAAAATAAGCTTTCGGCAGACATAACAATTCCTGAGAAAGTGAAGGGCGAACTGGTTTGGAACGGAAAACACATCCCCTTAAAACAAGGAAAAAACAAGTATACTTTAAAATAA
- the argC gene encoding N-acetyl-gamma-glutamyl-phosphate reductase, whose product MIKVGIIGGSGYTGGELIRILLHHPEAEIDFVFSTTRAGKKVTTAHADLLGTTEMEFTGTVNPDVDLVFLCLGHGNSSKFLQENEFSKDTKIIDLSNDFRLQAHAVFEGKEFVYGLPELKKEAIKKANYIANPGCFATAIQLGLLPLAKENKLGNTVHINAVTGSTGAGVSPSATSHFSWRNNNVSWYKPFTHQHLGEINESLKSLQPNSGELFFLPNRGNFTRGILATAYTEFDGSLEEAVKLYKDFYADALFTQIAEEPIHLKQIVNTNQCHIHLHKHGNTLLITSAIDNLLKGASGQAVQNMNLIFDFEEAAGLNLKAGVF is encoded by the coding sequence ATGATTAAAGTTGGTATCATAGGAGGTTCTGGTTATACGGGCGGTGAACTGATTAGAATTCTCCTGCATCACCCAGAAGCTGAAATAGATTTCGTTTTCAGCACTACCAGAGCCGGAAAGAAAGTCACAACGGCCCATGCCGATTTATTAGGCACTACCGAAATGGAGTTTACAGGAACTGTAAATCCTGATGTAGATTTGGTTTTCCTGTGTTTGGGGCACGGTAATTCCTCTAAATTTTTACAGGAAAACGAGTTCTCCAAAGACACCAAAATAATTGACCTCAGCAACGATTTTAGGCTTCAGGCCCACGCTGTTTTTGAAGGAAAAGAGTTTGTTTACGGACTTCCGGAACTTAAAAAAGAAGCAATTAAAAAGGCGAATTATATCGCAAACCCGGGTTGTTTTGCAACGGCTATTCAATTAGGCCTTCTTCCTTTGGCAAAAGAGAATAAACTTGGAAATACGGTACACATTAATGCCGTTACAGGTAGTACAGGTGCGGGCGTTAGTCCCTCCGCTACATCTCATTTTAGTTGGAGAAATAACAATGTGAGCTGGTACAAACCCTTTACACATCAACATTTGGGTGAAATCAACGAGAGTTTAAAATCTTTGCAGCCCAATTCGGGAGAGTTGTTTTTCCTCCCAAATAGGGGTAATTTCACTCGTGGTATTTTAGCAACGGCCTATACAGAGTTTGATGGCAGTTTAGAAGAAGCCGTTAAGTTGTACAAAGATTTTTATGCGGATGCACTTTTTACGCAAATAGCCGAAGAGCCCATTCACCTCAAACAAATTGTGAATACCAATCAATGTCATATTCACTTGCACAAACATGGGAACACATTGCTTATTACCTCTGCAATAGACAACTTGTTAAAAGGCGCCTCTGGGCAAGCGGTACAGAATATGAACTTGATTTTTGACTTTGAAGAAGCAGCCGGTCTTAATTTAAAAGCAGGCGTTTTCTAA
- a CDS encoding mannosyltransferase, giving the protein MPNRLTTYWKLHKVPVLMALLGAIFYFTFAFHLERTDFIKLLTLFAASFFLCFKLIQFEKWNFKFLLVVGIIFRLIFLTTEPNLSQDYYRFIWDGHLVANFINPYLEVPNDLITQSDLVIPNAQLLYDSMGSLSAKHFSNYPPLNQLLFALAALLGAKSIMGSVLVIKTMIILADIGIFYFGRKLLKNLNHSPHLIFWYFLNPLVIIELTGNLHFEGVMLFFFVWALYLLSIKKWALAAIPYALSICVKLVPLLFLPLFLKHLGFKKSVSFYMIIGVTCVLLFVPFYSSEFIANYSKTVGLWFSNFEFNAGLYNAIKYIAVQFNGKPWELIKTYGKITPILTILFVLLFTFLRDNQKIPTLITSMMAVLTLYYFMSATVHPWYIIFLVVLGVFTKYKYAVLWSATVVLSYYAYSKVDFKENLTLIAVEYISVYVFLIYEIFNSKEQFVIFRKN; this is encoded by the coding sequence ATGCCCAACCGTCTCACTACATATTGGAAGCTTCACAAGGTGCCTGTACTTATGGCATTATTAGGTGCTATTTTTTATTTCACCTTTGCCTTTCATTTGGAGCGAACGGATTTCATTAAACTCTTAACGCTTTTTGCTGCTTCCTTTTTTCTATGTTTTAAGCTGATACAGTTTGAAAAATGGAATTTCAAATTTCTCTTGGTAGTAGGTATTATTTTCAGGTTGATATTCTTAACCACAGAACCCAACCTCTCCCAGGATTATTATCGTTTTATTTGGGATGGGCACCTAGTTGCCAATTTTATCAATCCTTATCTAGAAGTTCCAAACGATTTGATTACCCAAAGTGATTTGGTTATCCCCAACGCCCAACTCCTTTACGATAGCATGGGAAGCTTAAGTGCGAAGCATTTCAGCAATTACCCTCCATTAAACCAGTTGCTCTTTGCCCTAGCAGCCTTATTGGGTGCAAAAAGCATAATGGGTTCTGTTCTGGTTATCAAAACCATGATTATTTTAGCTGATATAGGTATTTTCTATTTTGGGAGAAAACTACTAAAAAACCTTAACCATTCACCACACCTTATTTTTTGGTACTTCTTAAACCCTCTAGTCATAATTGAACTAACAGGAAACCTACATTTTGAAGGTGTTATGCTTTTCTTTTTTGTATGGGCACTATACCTATTATCCATAAAAAAATGGGCTCTGGCTGCCATTCCTTACGCGTTATCCATTTGTGTTAAACTAGTACCTTTATTGTTTCTACCGCTCTTTCTAAAACATTTAGGATTTAAAAAAAGTGTAAGCTTCTACATGATTATAGGAGTTACATGTGTATTGCTATTTGTTCCCTTTTATTCTTCTGAATTTATTGCGAACTATTCCAAAACAGTCGGACTCTGGTTTTCAAATTTTGAATTTAATGCCGGTCTATACAATGCTATAAAATACATTGCCGTTCAATTTAACGGAAAACCGTGGGAACTTATAAAAACCTATGGAAAAATCACACCTATATTAACTATCCTATTTGTACTGTTATTCACTTTTCTTAGGGACAATCAAAAAATACCAACATTAATTACCTCAATGATGGCCGTACTTACGCTGTATTATTTCATGTCTGCCACTGTACATCCTTGGTATATCATCTTTTTGGTGGTATTAGGTGTATTTACCAAATACAAATATGCGGTACTTTGGTCAGCCACAGTGGTCCTCAGTTACTACGCGTATTCAAAGGTTGACTTTAAAGAAAACCTAACGCTAATCGCTGTTGAATATATTTCTGTATATGTGTTTTTGATTTACGAAATTTTTAACTCAAAAGAACAATTTGTTATTTTTCGTAAAAATTAA
- a CDS encoding toxin-antitoxin system YwqK family antitoxin, producing MACFVFFGLQSEGNITYQKEYYPSGMIKQEGWLKDGVKADFWKFYHTNGKLSEQGHYQNNQRVSYWYFYDSYGKPLQEGHYKNGKKSNWWLFYDSMGKVNHKCQLSNGKKNGYCLQYINEKLTSAEKYQNGKKIKEWFSFSSFRRENNLSDLK from the coding sequence ATGGCGTGTTTTGTTTTTTTTGGACTCCAGTCCGAAGGAAATATTACATACCAAAAAGAATATTACCCCTCCGGAATGATAAAACAGGAAGGTTGGTTAAAAGATGGTGTAAAAGCTGATTTTTGGAAATTCTACCACACCAACGGAAAATTATCCGAACAGGGACACTACCAAAATAACCAACGCGTGTCTTATTGGTACTTTTACGACAGCTATGGCAAACCCTTACAAGAAGGTCATTATAAAAACGGAAAGAAGTCCAATTGGTGGTTATTCTATGACTCTATGGGAAAAGTAAACCATAAATGCCAATTGAGTAATGGCAAAAAAAATGGGTATTGTCTACAGTATATCAACGAAAAACTGACCTCAGCAGAGAAATATCAAAACGGTAAAAAAATTAAGGAATGGTTTAGTTTTAGTAGTTTTAGACGCGAAAACAATTTATCAGACCTTAAATAA
- a CDS encoding cellulose synthase family protein, which yields MGLIIAYIILAIYSVALLLIFFYSLAQLNLLVNYLGYKRRNQIAPKFNLLDPKEIPYVTIQLPVYNEEYVMERLLENIAKIEYPKSKLEIQVLDDSTDDSVIDTAARVKALQETGLDIQHIRRENRQGFKAGALKEGLEIAKGEFIAIFDADFMPSGDWLKKTVLYFKDPEIGVVQTRWGHINREYSTLTRIQAFALDAHFTLEQVGRNAKGHFINFNGTAGIWRKECIIDAGNWEGDTLTEDLDLSYRAQLKNWKFKYLEDVETPAELPVVISAARSQQFRWNKGGAENFRKTVFNVVTAKNISFKTKFHGVMHLLNSSMFLCVFLVSLLSIPAMYIKAIYPQLDIVFTLLSFFVLSTIILFVCYWFTYKSIQGSGFDNFVDYIKIFFTFFSVALGFSLHNSIAVLEGHMGKRSEFVRTPKFNLNNITDSWKGNKYLTKKLSPNMILEAVLMIYFLFGMYSAVPLNDFGLFPFHFMLFVGFGFVFTKSLTSRV from the coding sequence ATGGGTTTAATTATTGCTTACATTATTCTCGCAATCTATAGTGTAGCACTACTATTGATATTTTTTTACAGTTTGGCGCAACTGAACCTCTTGGTAAATTACCTGGGGTATAAGAGACGCAACCAAATTGCCCCAAAATTCAATCTTCTAGATCCAAAAGAGATACCTTACGTTACCATACAACTGCCTGTCTATAATGAAGAATATGTTATGGAGCGCTTGTTGGAAAACATTGCCAAAATAGAATACCCGAAAAGCAAATTAGAAATTCAAGTGCTTGATGATTCTACTGATGATTCGGTTATTGATACTGCCGCAAGGGTAAAAGCTTTACAAGAAACTGGTCTTGACATTCAACATATACGTCGCGAAAACCGCCAAGGCTTCAAAGCTGGTGCTTTAAAAGAAGGACTAGAAATAGCAAAAGGAGAATTCATAGCTATTTTTGATGCCGATTTTATGCCTTCCGGGGATTGGTTAAAAAAAACAGTTCTTTACTTTAAAGACCCTGAAATTGGTGTTGTACAAACTCGTTGGGGACATATTAACCGCGAATATTCTACGCTTACGCGTATTCAAGCTTTTGCTTTAGATGCTCATTTTACTTTAGAACAAGTAGGCAGAAATGCCAAAGGACACTTTATTAACTTTAACGGTACAGCTGGTATTTGGAGAAAAGAATGCATCATTGATGCTGGAAATTGGGAAGGCGACACGCTAACGGAAGACCTTGACCTTAGTTACCGTGCGCAACTTAAGAACTGGAAATTCAAGTACCTAGAAGACGTAGAGACACCTGCAGAGCTTCCTGTAGTTATTAGTGCCGCTCGTTCACAACAATTTCGTTGGAATAAGGGTGGGGCCGAAAATTTTAGAAAGACCGTCTTTAATGTGGTTACCGCTAAGAACATCTCATTTAAAACTAAATTTCATGGTGTAATGCATCTTCTGAACAGTTCAATGTTCTTATGTGTATTCTTGGTCTCTTTATTGAGCATACCCGCCATGTATATTAAGGCAATATATCCTCAACTGGATATTGTTTTTACCTTATTGAGTTTCTTTGTTTTAAGCACCATTATTCTCTTTGTTTGTTACTGGTTTACCTATAAAAGTATTCAAGGAAGTGGCTTTGACAATTTTGTGGATTATATTAAAATATTTTTTACCTTCTTTTCCGTTGCATTGGGCTTTTCACTGCACAATTCAATTGCTGTTCTTGAAGGTCATATGGGTAAAAGGAGTGAATTTGTACGTACGCCTAAATTCAACCTGAATAATATTACAGATTCATGGAAAGGCAATAAATACCTTACCAAAAAATTATCTCCCAACATGATTCTGGAAGCTGTTCTTATGATTTATTTCCTTTTTGGAATGTACAGTGCCGTTCCTTTGAATGATTTTGGTCTTTTCCCGTTTCACTTTATGCTTTTTGTAGGCTTTGGCTTTGTATTTACAAAGTCCCTGACTTCTCGTGTATAA
- the argG gene encoding argininosuccinate synthase, producing the protein MKKLVLAYSGGLDTSYCAKYLSQEKGFEVHAVSVNTGGFSKEEIASIEEKSIQLGASSYTSIDAVQIFYDKVVKYLIFGNVLKNNTYPLSVSAERIVQAIEIVNYAKKIGANYIAHGSTGAGNDQVRFDMIFQIIAPEIEIITPIRDNKLSREAEIAYLKENGIDYPWEKAKYSINRGLWGTSVGGEETLTSQRALPDSAYPSQLQEKEPTDVKLTFETGELVAIDGVKNGPVANIEKLEAMASKYAIGRDIHVGDTIIGTKGRVGFEAAAALIIIKAHHLLEKHTLTKWQQFQKEQQGNFYGMLLHEGNYLDAVMRNIEAFLTDTQKNVSGDVFISLYPFQFRLNGISSEHDLMTDAFGSYGEVNKGWSADDAKGFIKILSNSGKIYNHVNSSDD; encoded by the coding sequence ATGAAAAAATTAGTTTTAGCATACAGCGGCGGATTAGACACTTCCTACTGCGCTAAATACCTATCACAGGAAAAAGGTTTTGAAGTACACGCAGTAAGCGTAAACACAGGCGGTTTTTCAAAAGAAGAAATTGCCTCCATAGAAGAAAAATCTATACAATTAGGAGCTAGTTCGTATACTTCTATTGATGCCGTTCAGATTTTTTATGACAAGGTAGTTAAGTACCTTATCTTCGGAAATGTTCTAAAGAACAATACCTACCCACTATCAGTTAGTGCAGAGCGAATCGTACAGGCTATTGAAATTGTAAACTATGCCAAAAAAATCGGCGCTAATTATATAGCCCATGGTAGTACGGGCGCCGGTAATGACCAAGTGAGATTTGACATGATTTTTCAAATCATTGCTCCAGAAATAGAAATTATTACTCCCATTAGAGATAACAAACTATCTAGAGAGGCAGAAATTGCCTACCTAAAAGAGAACGGTATAGACTATCCTTGGGAAAAAGCAAAATACTCTATAAACAGAGGGCTTTGGGGTACTTCCGTTGGTGGTGAAGAAACATTAACTTCCCAAAGAGCGTTACCCGATAGTGCATACCCAAGCCAATTACAGGAAAAAGAGCCTACAGATGTAAAGCTAACTTTTGAAACAGGAGAATTAGTTGCTATTGATGGCGTTAAAAATGGTCCCGTTGCCAATATAGAAAAACTAGAGGCCATGGCCTCAAAATATGCTATAGGTAGAGACATTCATGTAGGCGATACTATTATCGGTACAAAAGGTAGAGTTGGTTTTGAAGCTGCTGCTGCGTTAATTATTATTAAAGCACACCACTTGTTGGAAAAACACACCCTTACCAAATGGCAACAGTTCCAAAAAGAACAACAGGGTAACTTCTATGGCATGTTATTGCACGAAGGCAACTACCTAGATGCCGTAATGAGAAACATAGAAGCTTTCCTAACGGATACGCAAAAGAACGTTTCCGGTGATGTTTTCATTAGCCTTTATCCTTTTCAGTTTAGATTGAACGGAATTTCTTCGGAGCATGATTTAATGACCGATGCTTTTGGAAGCTACGGAGAAGTAAACAAAGGATGGTCTGCGGATGACGCCAAAGGATTCATCAAAATACTTTCCAATTCCGGGAAGATTTATAACCATGTAAATTCTAGCGATGATTAA
- a CDS encoding 4Fe-4S binding protein: MKAIQNIGLVIFLIGLAIFAAVPVLGTYKLDQNTFDEIVKEKNIKSDVFIQSINQNVVGKDFNGMLSLSPAISSALDAANSQHRKNKEYKKVIYTSGHDMAALVGKKSGAGFIAQNKGLMWFLTFGLGIIGALMFILPNVVLLGKKGIKNDGIYHESATNRGWIAWMVFVFLVSFYLVLYFRPEFAVNWTFLVDPISESLSGNPAGHWFVYGFMYCTVMTVMAVRMYIKYRHNVYQVVRTTSVLFFQIVFAFLIPEIMVRLQMPYYDFKNAFPLDYDFFFQWNLKSLLDSGGIGLFILVWGVVLTLVIVPVMVYFFGKRWYCSWVCGCGGLAETLGDPYRQHSSKSLFSWKVERWLIHGVLLFAVVMTGMTLYSFFTESGTVLGIKTQSVQNTYSLLIGAIFAGVIGTGFYPIFGNRVWCRFGCPLAAYLGFVQRFKSRFRITTNGGQCISCGNCSTYCEQGIDVRAYAQKGENIVRSSCVGCGVCSAVCPRGVLKLENGPEEGRINPTEVLLGNDVNLMELVNKK; encoded by the coding sequence GCTGCCGTACCCGTATTAGGTACGTACAAGCTAGACCAGAATACCTTTGACGAAATCGTAAAAGAAAAAAACATTAAAAGTGATGTTTTTATTCAGTCAATAAATCAAAACGTTGTTGGCAAAGATTTTAACGGAATGTTGAGCCTCTCGCCCGCTATAAGTTCCGCGCTCGATGCAGCCAATAGCCAACACCGGAAAAACAAAGAATACAAAAAAGTTATCTACACAAGTGGTCATGATATGGCGGCCTTGGTAGGTAAGAAATCCGGAGCTGGGTTTATTGCTCAAAACAAAGGACTAATGTGGTTTTTGACCTTTGGCCTTGGTATTATTGGAGCATTGATGTTTATTCTCCCTAATGTGGTCTTACTAGGCAAAAAAGGAATAAAAAACGATGGTATATACCATGAAAGCGCCACGAATAGAGGTTGGATAGCATGGATGGTGTTTGTATTTCTAGTTTCCTTCTATCTAGTTCTATACTTCAGACCTGAATTTGCGGTAAACTGGACTTTCCTTGTAGATCCAATTAGCGAAAGCCTTAGCGGTAATCCTGCAGGACATTGGTTTGTCTATGGTTTTATGTATTGTACGGTAATGACCGTTATGGCCGTGCGTATGTACATTAAATACCGTCACAACGTGTACCAAGTGGTGCGTACTACATCTGTACTATTTTTCCAGATTGTATTTGCTTTCTTAATCCCGGAAATAATGGTGCGTCTACAGATGCCTTACTATGATTTTAAAAATGCATTCCCTCTAGATTATGATTTCTTCTTTCAATGGAACTTAAAATCGTTGTTGGATAGTGGTGGTATTGGTCTATTCATTCTGGTATGGGGCGTTGTTCTTACCTTGGTGATTGTACCGGTAATGGTCTATTTCTTCGGAAAAAGATGGTATTGTTCTTGGGTTTGCGGTTGTGGTGGATTAGCTGAAACTTTAGGAGATCCGTACCGTCAGCATTCAAGTAAATCACTATTTTCTTGGAAAGTGGAGCGTTGGTTAATACATGGTGTTTTACTCTTTGCCGTAGTGATGACAGGTATGACGCTTTACAGCTTCTTTACAGAATCTGGAACCGTACTTGGTATTAAAACACAAAGTGTTCAAAACACTTATAGTTTATTGATCGGCGCAATATTCGCTGGTGTTATCGGAACTGGTTTCTATCCAATTTTCGGTAACCGTGTATGGTGTAGATTTGGATGTCCGTTAGCTGCATACCTTGGTTTTGTACAACGTTTTAAATCTCGATTTAGAATTACCACCAATGGTGGCCAATGTATTTCTTGTGGTAACTGTTCTACCTACTGTGAGCAGGGTATTGACGTTCGCGCCTATGCTCAAAAAGGTGAAAATATTGTACGATCTAGTTGTGTAGGTTGCGGTGTATGTTCAGCAGTTTGCCCACGTGGGGTTCTGAAATTAGAAAACGGTCCAGAAGAAGGTCGTATTAACCCAACGGAAGTATTACTAGGAAACGATGTTAACCTTATGGAATTAGTAAATAAAAAATAG
- a CDS encoding GNAT family N-acetyltransferase, whose product MKLIIANKSHIKYAQIISDTITESAKVRGTGIAKRTPEYIQKRLENGNAVIALDGDKFAGFCYIEVWGHEKFVANSGLIVHPDYRNQGLAKEIKKRIFELSREKFPDAKIFGITTGLAVMKMNYELGYKPVTFSELTDDPEFWKGCQTCKNFDILTRTERKMCLCTGMLYDAATKEKKAPKEEVNSKAFKRLKSIKESLFLKKKTNE is encoded by the coding sequence ATGAAACTAATTATTGCTAACAAGTCACATATTAAATACGCCCAAATCATTAGCGACACCATTACGGAATCTGCTAAAGTAAGAGGTACTGGCATTGCCAAGCGTACACCAGAATATATTCAAAAACGTTTGGAAAACGGCAACGCCGTTATTGCTTTAGATGGTGACAAGTTTGCCGGCTTCTGTTATATAGAAGTCTGGGGGCACGAGAAATTCGTAGCCAACTCTGGTCTTATCGTTCATCCTGACTATAGAAATCAGGGATTGGCGAAAGAAATTAAAAAAAGAATCTTCGAACTTTCGAGAGAGAAATTTCCAGATGCCAAAATATTTGGTATCACCACGGGGTTAGCCGTAATGAAAATGAATTATGAGCTTGGCTATAAGCCCGTTACATTTTCAGAACTAACTGATGACCCTGAATTTTGGAAAGGCTGCCAGACCTGCAAAAACTTTGACATTCTTACCCGCACCGAGCGTAAAATGTGCCTCTGTACAGGTATGCTCTATGATGCAGCGACCAAAGAAAAAAAGGCTCCAAAAGAAGAAGTGAACAGCAAAGCTTTCAAAAGGTTAAAAAGCATAAAAGAATCACTTTTCTTAAAAAAGAAAACAAACGAATAA
- a CDS encoding glycosyltransferase family 2 protein — MLQPDIKVIIPAFNEADSIASVIHEIPKSVSEIIVVNNNSSDNTVKNASDAGATVLNESRMGYGYACLKGMDHIAKQSKAPDIVVFLDGDYSDYPEELDKIVAPILNKEVDFVIGARVKRLREEGSMTPQQIFGNWLATFLMKLLFRATFTDLGPFRAISYPKLLTLNMEDKTYGWTVEMQLKALKQNLAYTEVPVRYKKRIGMSKVSGTVKGSIFAGIKILGWIFKYSIK; from the coding sequence ATGCTACAACCAGACATTAAGGTCATAATTCCTGCATTCAATGAGGCAGATTCAATAGCTTCCGTAATTCACGAGATTCCTAAATCGGTATCGGAAATTATAGTGGTAAATAATAATTCATCAGATAATACAGTAAAAAACGCGTCTGATGCAGGAGCTACCGTATTGAATGAGAGCAGAATGGGTTATGGGTATGCGTGTTTAAAGGGAATGGATCATATTGCCAAACAATCCAAAGCACCCGATATTGTCGTATTTCTTGACGGAGACTATTCCGATTATCCGGAAGAACTTGATAAAATTGTGGCTCCGATATTAAATAAAGAGGTGGATTTTGTAATTGGTGCTCGTGTAAAACGACTTAGAGAAGAGGGAAGCATGACGCCTCAGCAAATTTTTGGCAATTGGCTGGCCACTTTTTTAATGAAATTGTTGTTTCGGGCAACATTTACAGACCTTGGCCCGTTTAGGGCTATATCATATCCTAAGTTGTTAACACTCAACATGGAGGATAAAACTTACGGGTGGACAGTGGAGATGCAATTGAAGGCTTTAAAACAAAATTTAGCATATACCGAAGTACCAGTACGTTACAAAAAAAGAATTGGTATGTCAAAAGTATCGGGTACCGTAAAAGGTAGTATATTTGCGGGCATAAAAATATTAGGTTGGATTTTTAAATACAGCATAAAATAA